From a region of the Zingiber officinale cultivar Zhangliang chromosome 4B, Zo_v1.1, whole genome shotgun sequence genome:
- the LOC121978440 gene encoding 60S acidic ribosomal protein P2B-like: MKIVAAYLLVILGGNPNPSADDIRSILESVGAEAEDKRINHFLTEVKGKDITEVIAAGWEKFASVPSGGSVAAIGVAAPGSGGAGGAPAAEEPKKEEKVEEKEESDEVKLPVFPSCKFLFPT; this comes from the exons ATGAAAATTGTGGCGGCTTATCTCCTGGTCATCCTCGGCGGCAACCCCAACCCCTCCGCCGATGATATCAGATCCATCCTTGAATCAG TGGGAGCGGAGGCAGAGGATAAGAGGATCAACCACTTCCTCACGGAAGTCAAGGGCAAGGACATAACGGAAGTCATCGCTGCCGGCTGGGAGAAGTTCGCTTCCGTGCCCTCCGGTGGCTCTGTGGCTGCCATCGGGGTCGCCGCCCCTGGTAGCGGCGGCGCGGGCGGCGCCCCAGCTGCAGAGGAGcctaagaaggaggagaaggtggaggagaaggaggaaTCCGACGAGGTGAAACTCCCTGTCTTTCCCTCCTGCAAATTTTTGTTTCCGACATAA
- the LOC121975665 gene encoding probable magnesium transporter NIPA6 produces MVTMIIGEIANFVAYIFAPAVLVTPMGALSIIVSAVLAHFILKERLQRMGVLGCVLCIVGSTVIVLHAPEEKTPSSVEQIWDLATQPAFLLYTASAVAVSLVLMLHCAPRVGQTNILVYLGICSAIGSLTVMSIKAIGIAIKLTLDGINQAGYFQTWVFAMLAISCIVIQLNYLNKALDTFNTAVVSPVYYAMFTILTILASAIMFKDWSGQSASNIASEICGLITVISGTTVLHSTRDPDPPSSGKLTSDCIVLLLFFH; encoded by the exons ATGGTCACCA tgaTAATAGGTGAAATTGCGAATTTTGTTGCATACATCTTTGCCCCAGCTGTCCTTGTTACACCAATGGGTGCGTTGAGCATCATTGTGAG TGCCGTTTTGGCCCATTTCATTTTGAAAGAGAGATTGCAGAGGATGGGTGTCTTGGGTTGCGTGCTCTGCATTGTGGGTTCGACAGTCATCGTGCTCCATGCCCCAGAGGAAAAGACGCCGAGTTCTGTTGAGCAAATTTGGGATTTGGCAACCCAGCCTG CCTTTCTATTGTATACAGCATCTGCAGTTGCAGTATCCCTGGTGCTCATGTTGCATTGTGCTCCACGAGTCGGGCAAACAAACATACTGGTTTACTTGGGTATTTGCTCTGCCATTGGATCTCTGACG GTGATGAGTATTAAGGCCATAGGAATAGCAATCAAGCTCACGTTAGATGGCATCAACCAAGCTGGTTACTTCCAGACATGGGTATTCGCTATGCTGGCAATCTCCTGCATTGTAATTCAATTGAATTACTTGAACAAG GCATTAGATACTTTTAACACTGCTGTTGTTTCTCCAGTCTACTATGCCATGTTCACAATCCTCACTATATTAGCAAGTGCCATCATGTTCAAG GATTGGTCCGGGCAGAGTGCAAGCAATATTGCATCTGAGATTTGTGGGCTCATTACAGTAATTTCTGGAACCACAGTGTTACATTCTACAAGAGATCCGGATCCTCCTTCCTCAGGTAAACTGACTTCGGATTgtatagtattattattattttttcattag